Below is a window of Vespa crabro chromosome 20, iyVesCrab1.2, whole genome shotgun sequence DNA.
tattacaaaaaaaaaaaaaaaaaaagaatgttgaTTTATAAGCttccaattattttaatattttctatttcattaatttctatttcaatttCAGAAATATTACCTTCTACATACGAGCAATGTATTATGTCTTGAAAAGTAACTTGTAAATTTGGCACCTAACGCTTCtaacatatattttacttttgctCGTTCTTCTCCTTCAAATCCAGACAAAGATACAATTTGTTTTGCACATGGAAGTTCAGTTAAACTAAAGGGAGTTGGGAAATGCAGAGCATGCCATGGAGGTAATACTTGTTGTTTGTTAACAACATCGGATAGCCAATGAGCACTAACACAACGTTTTCCCTCGCGTAATGCTTGCACTACTGTTGGATGTTTTTGTGTAATTGCGAGAACGTGCGTGGCACGTGTACAATATTGCGGTTCCACCTCTCCTCCATGTCTTTCAATCACTTGTTTCCAAACTGATACTTCATTAGGACGTTGAACATCGTACTCAACGATTACGAAAATACAacccaataaaaataaatctggtggtactaaaaatatatatatatatatatataaaaaaaaacgctCAATAGTactttacataaaaaaaattattgcaatataataaaaatatatatatgtagcttGGTTAACATAGTtggtaagaaataatatatgctTACATTTTAAATTTGGATTATGGCCATAAAACTGAGCTTTAGGTTGTTGCATAACAGGAGCATATTGCATTTTCATAGGAGCACCTGTTGGTGCACCATTTGTTATGTTTCCTAAAGTTCTTCTTTGATATGCTGCCAATAATTGAGGATCCTGAGAAGGTGGAGGCGGTGGTCTATGCTGTGCAGTCATTAATCTTAACTGACCAGCAGCACTACCTTCTGCTGCACCACCTTGTAATCTGTTTGTTAACATGTTTGCCAATGCAGTTTTTGTTTTAGCATTTACAAGCTGCTGATCTGGAGGAATTGGGGTATTATTTGATAAAGGTGTTAATGGTGGTTCTTGCTGAGCTccttgttgctgctgttgttgctgttgctgctgctgctgttgttgttgttgttgttgctgctgttgctgttgtaaATGTTGCAGTTGTTGTAGTCTCGccatttgttgttgtttttgcaTATGTAATTGTGCTATTTGCTGAGGAGTTAATGTTTGATTCTGTTGAAATGCTTGTCCTGTTTGAGAAGGTGGAGCTGCTTGTACATTTTGCCCGCTCTGTACTATAACTTGATTAGAAGAATTGATAGGCGTTAAAGCAGGAGGTTGTACACCAGGATGCACAGGTTTCTGTCCTGGTGGCTGTGCAATTTGTGGTCCCATCATCTGTGGACGTGGCTGTTGAATCCATTGTAAACCACCTGGTTGACCTGGTTTTCCAGGACTTCTTATTACAGCTATATGTGGGCCTTGTTGGGCCTGACGACTTTGCATTTGTCTTTGCAATAATAAATTGCGTTGTTTCTGAATTTTTTGAATGAATTGTGCTCTTTGTTGGGGATCCATTTGTTGTAATTGCTGATGCGTTTGAGCATCTAATTGAATCAATTGTCTAGGTGGTTGCGGTGGCTGCTGAGTCCATTGTCCTCCAGGTCTTTGTGGGCcaatttgttgttgttgttgttgcctTTGCAATTGCAAATGATATTGTTGCTGTTGCCATTGTGCATCTCTTTGAACTATAAAACCTTGTTGATTTGGACCTATTAATTGTTGATTCTGTGGTTGCTGCTGTAACTGACCATCTCTTATAACAAATTGCTGTGAACTTTGAGGTGCagattgttgtaattgttgggATATTTGatgtattttttgttgttgctgttgctgctgtaaTAAAATAAGTTGTTGTCTCTGTTCAGTTGTCAGTTGTTGTGGTGGTCCTGGTTGTTGTTGATTCAATTGATGTTGTGCACCAAGTTGCTGCTGAGAAGGTAACTGTTGTAAAAcgatttgttgttgttgagtTAATTGTACTTGTTGCGATTGTTGTTGCACAGGAATTTGTTGTGGCTGTTGAGGTAaatgttgttgctgctgtgcTTGCTGAGAAGAAAGTTGTTGTTGATTCATTTGCTGCTGTGACAACAATTGATGCTGATTCATTTGTTTTTGCTGAGGTGTCAATAATTGCTGCTGAGGTGTAAGCTGATGTTGAGATAGCTGCGAATTTatttgctgttgttgttgttgaattAACGTTTGTTGACTTaactgctgctgttgttgttggtttacaatttgttgttgttgaggTGGTAATTGTGGAGCCTGGGTTTGATTCAAAAGTGTCTGCTGTGTATATGTTTGCATCTGTTGTTGATGTTGGGtaagttgttgttgttgttgttgtgccagatgttgttgctgttgtgttaactgctgttgctgctgctgttgtatCATTTGATGTTGCATATTTatttgttgttgctgttgtggAGGTATATCTTGCTGTATTTGTGATGAGATCCCTTTCATTTgcgtaatattatttgtttgagAGGCTTGAGGCATCCAATTTGtttgattgataatattttgatcTGACATGGAAGGAACATTTGGAGGTGCATTAGACAAACTTGTTGAAGCAACAGAACGTGGAAgatgttgctgttgctgttgcaaACTAACTGCATTTTGCCCATTATTTGGATATGTTGCAGTTGTTGCAGTATGATTAGCATTGTTGTGTACTTGTAATGTATTAGAAGATACAGGTGGACTTGGTTGATTCCAAGGCATACGTTGTTTCAATTGTTCTAATACCGCTTTTGTTCTGTCCTGCTCTTCTTGAGCAGCACTATTCTCTGTATCCTCATCCATGAAGCCAGTGATCATTGCTGTAGAACTATTTGGGGATGGATAAATAAGCAATCTTGGATGATATTCTATTTCACTGACAAGGGCAACCTTTTTACAACATTCAGTCACCCAGTCAGGAGTAACAATTTGAATATGATGTCTCATTGCAGCATCATATTTCAATCCAGAAGCTTTCCCAGTAATCAAATGGGTACAATATCTATCTAAACGTAACTGACATTTTCCGCCTTGTAACGTTATCGTTGCCCAAAGTATTTTACTATCTGCCCGACTTACTTGGGATATACATGCTCGTACAttggaaaataattgattttcttctGGGGAAAAATAATGTGTCCTATTTACATATAACTATTAAGGGAAAAGCTTATGTAGAAAAACAATGTAAAAGGTAAGatcctttttataaaatctttctATAAAAGAtcaaaggaatttttttttaaattattatatataaaaggatacGGTAAgagtttattacatttaacagAAAATAGTATCCAATTCTGTGTAACCGCTGGAATCTCATAGAGATCTTTAGCTGCagatatatcattttcaagGGCATCATAGCCAGCTATTAAGTGTGTAACAAAATCACTGAAATAGTTGGATCTTTCTGCTCCACCTTCTTGTAATAAGTTTAAGATCTATAAGTATTTAAATGAGCCGTTCAGTTAACAGCCTGATAAtgtcgacaaatgcgaatgtATAACCTCTAaagttatatattacaatcTTGATTAGAATTGTAGAGTTTACATTTATACATCGTACTTATCGTTGAgctaaatatatcgatatataaagaTTCAATAGGTTAGTATCgatgaaacaataatataaatatcgaaattGTAACATACCTTAGGATCTCCTTCGCCACTGACGTAGTACTTGACATTGGCGAACAGAGCACCGTCGAGTTTTAATTCCTCAAGACCGGCTCGTATGTCGCCCATTTTCACAAAATTTTtacagaaaattttaatttttatattttacatattgcACATAAACCATGAAGCATTGGTAAAATATGACTTCGCGATATTTGATAACAATAGTTCGCCGCGAcgcttttgttattattatgattgtaagGTTATGTCTTATACTAAGAAGGGAAACTACATGTTAATACAACACCGTTGGAGCCACCgtcaaaaggaaagaagttcACATTGGtaactacgacgacgatggaTAATCGCAGATCTTGTAAGGTCTTTTAACATTCGTACTCCGTATTTTTATTGCGAACGTGATAAGATTCATtttatagtatattaatttttacaatatttataaatatatacttttacttgaatttatattaatttccaatatttcgtattaattataattttcaattaattatacgatttGAAGAATGAGAAATTCATAGGTTATTTCGTATTACTtgtctatttatattatatatacttatatacaagatattaaataattttaagaatatagaataaaatcaTAGATTTGCATTTCTAATTTGTAACATACGTTCTCTAGCTGCCTTAAATTGTTCAAAAACATTTTCCACATTGTTCATGAGCGTAttaacattctctctttcataatatttactttgaaaatttgtattaattgtatttacattatatcgatgaacaatgttaatatttattttaacataacCACTCGATACAacatttaaatttgatttgtCTAACGTCGCACTCTCATGTACTGATGGAATTCCACAATGTGTAATATCTTCCAATTCGTAAGTACCACCTGTAAAAAATCGACGAAGGGAATCAACAATATTCCCTGCTGGCCTCCAAGTGGGTATAGATAATTCATGTGTGCCTGGCGATAACGATATAGGTACCACTCCATATCCTTCTATacgatatctatataaaaaacaattcaACATGTCATTTATATAACTTAGATTCTTTAGAAAAgcatataatgatattaaagataacatatatatatatacatatatattttaatagcaAATATATACCTGGTCCAGCTATCAAGAGACGCTacagatattaataaagatggCCATTTTGTAACGGTATCATTTTTAgttaatacatttaaatgtaaatcCAATAATATATCCATGATATAATCAAAGTATGcagttttatcttttaaataagatttttGTGTTCTACCaattaatcgttctttttccttagtACTCCAATCTTTTGGCAGTACGATATagtaagttataaataaaccATTGTAAGAAAAATTGTGTGCAGAAACAATgtttatgtttaaaaaaatttgtaatatgttTGGAACCGTCACTTCTATTTCATTAGGTATCTCAGCAGTTTTGTACAGCAAAAGATTTTGcatttcctaaaaaaaaaaaaaaaaaacaaaaaaaaaacaaattctcttgtaaaaagatataacatatataatatatttttattacattcactaattatataaaagagtaatcattataaataagattACCTAAAGACAATACATTTTCTACCAAGCATGAGTCAAGTAGTTGTAATAATGTGTGAGTAATGATGTCAGTTTAGAAGGATATAAACAgtaatgtgtgtgtatacccCTTCtccaacatatatatatacatacatacatatatatatatacatatatgtatatatatatatatatatatatatatatctgatccAGCACTAGGAACATTTACATTAGTGAAAGAAAGTGTTGGAGGAAACATTCAGAGAAATATCAAAGTCAGTCAAACGTAGACCATCTACTGGTTAACATGGTTGATCATCAAAGTAgattttatctataataaactTTTACATTGCTTTTATAAACTCTAGAACATGAAGACTTTAATGAAGGAATCTAAGTTTTTTAAATACTTGATAAAAAAGTATAagcaaagaaatgaaataaattttgtgaattaattaaagaatcaGTGAAAAGATGTATACGTTTCTTTGTGCAAACTGtgttataagaatataaaactttattattatattgtggaaaactgaaatattaaaaagaaattattataatagataaataaaagatgttTTATCCGCAAAGAATGATAAGACAAATATCAGAAATTTCCTATGTGgggtatgtattattttaaaattaaatcatacATACTTGTCGTAAttcttcttgttgttgttccAAATCCAATGTAGTTTGTATTTCAGAAATATGTTCAAGCCAATAATCATATCTAATACCATTATCAGTTGTAAGCGTGTAAGATTCGTCAGTAGTAAAATCAGGATACatagtaagaatattatgTGTTTTATCATAAGTTATTTTGCataaaagaatttctataTCAATGTCAGACGAATGaaacaaatcttttttatcctttctacTTAAATCTATCATTATATACATTGTACTACGttccatataaaaataatgattggaacgtattcttttatcattgattCTATCATCGatcacatttttattatatctaagtGTAAACGGTTTACGATTTAGTATTGTCGGTAAtgctaattgatttttaaatgacaAATATGATTGATAGGGCTTCGTAAGCAGATTTTCATTGGGATAATACGTATCCGTTTCTGTATAATTATACAAACGCGAGCCttgcaaatttttttccttgatgAGTTCATGATATTCTTTTTGTAACTCGTTAACGCAATTCTTTTCGTCGTTGTAAAATTCAATTTCGAAGGGACTGAAGATCTTCTCTTGCCATCTAAAAATACGTTCGTCTTCTTCCAAATAATTCGAATCTCTTGTATCGTTCGCGGTATCGAACAAGTCGGCCAGCAAAGATTTCTGTTGGGCGACTCTAACTCTGAAACAATAAACGATTCCATCGAAATAAATGCGATCTGGAGTATAAGAAacgatttctcttttcatgCCAGATGGCCCTCCTTGTTTTGCTCCTCGTGGCCTGTGTTTCATCTTATATTTCCTGGCcaattcaattttaatcaaatcaaccaaaatttttgtttgaaaatttaaaagagaaatattacgttcttttttttttttttttttttttttttttttagtttatatACGTTGACGAAAATTATTCCAAGTATTTCATTATCCAAAAACATTTCATTTGATATCATTTTATCAATGAGCACGAAgttgataattaatgaattatatatatatgtgtgtgtgtgtgtgtgtgtgtataattcttttattttttttatttagaaaatgagagaacaTTTAATCGGTCGTGAGAGAATTATACGCATGTATTCGTTTAATTGTCTAGACATCGTAGGATATCCGTGACAGGATCCTTTCAAATTTCAAGGCAAACGGGGAATGTTCTATCACGACGTAAAGACCTAACgtaataaattcttattatgagaattgttaataattcgtGACAAAACAAGAATTAACGaacgtataaatgtatatatatatatatgtatatatgtatatgtatatacaaatgcATTGGTTGAtcaataaatagaaatgagaatattatattcttactGTACGCAtacttaatttataataaatatccgattatatagaaataaatatacataaattataaatatataattaaaaaaaatatatatatataaaacaataataattcttatagaaaaataggaaattatttattggctaattaattattatattattagattcaatctaataaagtattataatatactataatacattacagtattatttatatcaatataaactactaaaaattttaatataacttaTTGACTAATCcaatacatatgtgtgtgtatgtgtgtgcatataaaaaaatataccttATTTTAAAGTTACATATAGGTTGCTTAACTCGATAACTAGCTgcaatctttcttcttccttgaaTATCCAccatcttaatttttttaatatgtttgagaaaaaaagaagaaaagagaaaagaaaaaaaaattcgaactattttttattggcGTCCGTGCGCTAGTAGGAAAAACAGTATAGTCGTAAACAAGAGAATATCAAAGGTATCCTAATCGTTGCTTAGCAACGTTACAATCAAAATAGAGATCTGTGTGATTCATTCGACGAATCGAATTTgttgtttcatattttctcattGCAatgaaacattataaatatattttaaaagaaaattttcaacgacttttgattttaatcattatcttATTGTCCAACAATTatgaacttttctttttatttttatttatttatttatttcttttttttctttttttcttttttttttttttttttaatataccacccagcgaaaataaaaattattcaaaaggcactgaatatattaagaattattttgcATCTAAAATAtcctataaaaagaaaaagagagaaactgagagagagagagagagagagagagagagagagagagtcaaattctttactttattaaaataatattttaattataagacAAAccattttttgttccttttaaataatactttatcatataaatacaatgatCTGCAAGGTAATTTCACTATTATGCAATAGTATAACGCTAGGAATAAATcaatacgatataaaaaaagaagaatgtaaattaaaaatagccATTAAAtgttgttatgattgttatgcCAGAAGTATACtggtcaaaagaaaaaaaaaagaaaaagaaaaaaaaaaaaagacaattaaAGATGGCAATTCATTGTCACCTTTAACACGGCACTTAATTTCTAGAATTATAAGTGTTATAAAGtgctttaataaaaaaatcaatatcaaatcaaatcaaatcaagcCAGTATGTTATTATGAAAGTGATTCAAGTTATTCAAGATATTAAAAGACATATTTTGTtgtgctttttattttattgtaaattaaaattttcaaatcatatgaaagttttcttttttgttgataataaatatattcattttcttcataattttttatcatagaaaaaacataatttgttatcatagaaaaaaaagagatatctaaatgtcaaaatatttccaaaataaaaagtataagacTTGGATCACTTTCATAATTACTAATTGTATATgatatgatttaaaaatatgatatatcaaaaatttcatatcttttatataagttacttttaatttttctttatgtttatttatttatttattattattattattttttttttttttttcattaatcctGCGTACACTGATGCATTCTAATCTCTCCTGTTAGTCTCCTGCAGGGATTGCAATATTGCAATTTGTAAagattttatgtaaatataattcatatatactttattataccatatatatatatatatatatgtattatattatatagcactacatatacataaacatctaatataatttatattactatacttactatatttacaattaaataaataaattaaaattcagaTTCGAATGTCacgattttcaattaaaaaaaaaaaaacagagagagagagagagagagagagaatgaaatcgTTCAAGCGAAAAAGTTGAAAGTGTAAACAATCATAGTATTGCTAGTCATAGTTCCGGCTTTGATGAGTAATGAATTTATCCCACTATtcgtttctgttttctttttctttttttatcgacaaCGTAACATACTTTCAcctaaatttttatatttatgtatccctatattcatacataattaaaatctctattttgttttcaattaatatacatatatatcatgacagatctatatatattacagaTCAAAATATGatagatctatatatattacagaTCAAAACATGatagatctatatatatatatatatatatgtcacacatatacgcgcgcgcgcatacacacacatacacatattttttatctttttattttttcttttgtttttttcttttttttttttttaattttcctaaCGAAAGAATTTTCTCGGTTTAtgtcaagaagaaaagaataagaataagaataagaataagaagaagtgaATCGGCGTAAAACCGGTTTAAAACCGATTGCATTCCTCGCCAAAGACCTGTCCGTTCTGTCCCGTTGGCTTTCTACGTGTTATACGAGAGATAATCTCAAAGTAGTCCTCGCGaatttaacgaaattaaattaatgtctTAATCGCGaaacccttttctttttcctttcttttctttccttttcttttttcttttgttttctttcttgttttttctttatttatttcatttttctttcttcttttgtttttttttgtttttttttttttttttttttttaaattcttcttcGCACCTTTATCGATATCACCGAAGACGTTTATATGAGATATAAAATTGTCGAGATGAAAAAGGAGTATTTCGATAAAacgcgagaaaaaaaaaagtgatatatttatttataaacgataatagtgatatgatatgatatatatatatatatatatatatatatatgatgccgggttttttatctttttgttttttttttttttttctaactgtcATCGTTATTTACTCCCTCTAAACTAGAAAGCGCGGACTAAAATAAATCGTGAGTTTACCTatctaacgatattatatacaccTATGCTTCAAACAATTTTCCTGtgtttatattaattgaaaataagcatgcttctttttttctttttttatatatatacacatatatatatataaatacacacacacacacacatacacacacaaggTACATGTTACGTAATGTTTAACAGTTATAGAGTCTCAACTTCTTGACCTCTATCTATGAAATACGAAATGATGGGAGTTATTGTTAGGCACACCTGGCGAAGGCCAAGTCGAATAAAAGTCGTCCACTCTGTGACACATAGTAAGAGAATCGATgcagttgttattgttgttgttgttgttgtgttgttgttgttgttgttgttgtagcaCTGGCGGTAGTAACAGTAGAAGAAGCAtcagtaatagtaacattcGACGTTACGAGTTGAAAGTTTCTTATTTGATTtgatagtaaaagaaaaaaaaaaaaaagaaaaaaaaaaagaaaaaaaaagaaaagaagaaaagagaaaaaaagggaaaaaaaaaaaaaagaattttcccCCTTAATGggaatatctctctctttttctttttcttttttttttcttcctttcttttttgtatttcgaatattaaaaaagtaattttacaATTAGTGAAAGATGAATGAGTGAAAacttatttgaatattttgttTCATCCGTACAACACGGACAGGGGTCAGTGACACAACTGTAAaggtaattattttattcttcatgGATCCTCAAACGCGTTCACGGGATCGTGGTTTTTTGATGAAATCATATTGTCACATTTACTCTCGTCGTTTATgttgtcattgtcgtcgtcgttttcgtcgtcgtcgtagtctttgtggtcatcgtcgtcatcgtacTTGTTCTGTGTACTCATAACACATTTCTCTATTAAAGCGATAAGAGATAGATtagaaatatacaatattacttTGTGTGATATCATAGCTATCTATCGTTTGAGTTTATTCTGACATCGATGAGTCGTATCTGAAGAACACTCACCCACCTGAGCTCGTACGAATCTAGAGGTATCTgtctgttttctctttttttttttcttttaattttaatttttctcaaaataaGGAATTGTTGAtcaattttctcttctcttctctctctttttttttttttttttttgcttttttccttctattaatTTTCCTCATCGAAGATTCAAAGCGAAAGGAATTTTCCTTTGACTTAAAAATACTTGTCGAATCACTTTTCATGGGATATTCTTTCAATTGTAATAGAGATTGGTGACACCGGTAATTAATTTTGGTAAAGAGCAATGACTTTACTctttagattattatttgaGCTTACGTTGAATCAAATAGTTTTATAAAATAGTTTTGTTACTCGAgtggtattatatattaagttttactttctcctttttctttttatatttatttattttatttgtttgtttgtttatttgttatttttgttctttttctttttttctttttttttttttttattttcttttctatttgttttagaAGTTTCAAACTGATCAGGATGACGACTAATCAAGAAGGAGAGACTGGAATAACTATTCCTTTACAATATAATGATGCTGTAAGAACTTATGCATGCTAGttagaatatttctattaattgttttatatatctgTGGATTGAATCTTTTTAGCATTGGAAatctatttttgaaaaatatgacCTAGATGAAGATGGAAAGATCTCTTATCAAGAATTGAAGGCTATGATACGAGCTTCTGCATATTCCAACGATATTCCTGCTAATGTTGTCCGTATAATAATGCGTAAAGCTGATTTAGATGATTCTGGATATTTAGAATATCCAGAATTTATAGCTATGGTATGTTTTtcttaattagaaatataatccTATTAGATAGAATATCATTATAGaactttatttttagataCATAGGAAAGATATGCAAGGAGTATTTGGTCATCTTGTACAACGTTATGTACATTCAATGGTGCCTCAAAGACCAATTGCTGTACAATATTCTACTCAAACTTCTAGTGATATCCCTGATGGTCAATACGAAGAAGAATATAGTTGTAGACCACCTGCTGTGGCAATGATAATCATATCGATATtagagattattttatttttatatgatgtAGTTGAACATAAGTCTCTTTCCATGGATGGACCAGCAgcaactttatttatttatgatccTCACAAAAGATACCAAGCATGGAGGTATTTGACATATATGTTTGTTCATATCGggtaagtttattattaatgttgatcgattaattttcctatttataaaagagattttaaaaagagatcattattttatcacaCAGAGTTCTACATTTGGTCGTTAACTTATTGGTGCAAATTATGCTAGGCATACCTTTGGAAATGGTTCATAAATGGTGGagagtattaattatatacatagcaGGAGTGATAGCTGGATCTCTTGGAACTTCGGTTTCAGATCCTACTGTTTATTTAGCAGGAGCATCCGGTGGTGTGTATGCATTAATTACTGCACATGTAGCAACGATACTGATGAATTGGTCAGAAATGGAATTCGCTGTCCTTCAATTATTAGTGTTCCTAGTTGTAACTACAGTTGACGTAGGTCAAGCAATATATAGTCGTTACGTTGTAGTAGAATCCAACAATCAGATTGGTTATGTAGCTCATTTGGCTGGAGCTGTAGCTGGACTTCTTGTTGGTATAAATGTCCTTCGTAATCTGGAAGTAAAAACTTGGGAAAAAGTCGTTTGGTGGGCCAGTATTGTTACATAC
It encodes the following:
- the LOC124430993 gene encoding PAX-interacting protein 1-like isoform X1 — its product is MGDIRAGLEELKLDGALFANVKYYVSGEGDPKILNLLQEGGAERSNYFSDFVTHLIAGYDALENDISAAKDLYEIPAVTQNWILFSVKCNKLLPTHYFSPEENQLFSNVRACISQVSRADSKILWATITLQGGKCQLRLDRYCTHLITGKASGLKYDAAMRHHIQIVTPDWVTECCKKVALVSEIEYHPRLLIYPSPNSSTAMITGFMDEDTENSAAQEEQDRTKAVLEQLKQRMPWNQPSPPVSSNTLQVHNNANHTATTATYPNNGQNAVSLQQQQQHLPRSVASTSLSNAPPNVPSMSDQNIINQTNWMPQASQTNNITQMKGISSQIQQDIPPQQQQQINMQHQMIQQQQQQQLTQQQQHLAQQQQQQLTQHQQQMQTYTQQTLLNQTQAPQLPPQQQQIVNQQQQQQLSQQTLIQQQQQQINSQLSQHQLTPQQQLLTPQQKQMNQHQLLSQQQMNQQQLSSQQAQQQQHLPQQPQQIPVQQQSQQVQLTQQQQIVLQQLPSQQQLGAQHQLNQQQPGPPQQLTTEQRQQLILLQQQQQQQKIHQISQQLQQSAPQSSQQFVIRDGQLQQQPQNQQLIGPNQQGFIVQRDAQWQQQQYHLQLQRQQQQQQIGPQRPGGQWTQQPPQPPRQLIQLDAQTHQQLQQMDPQQRAQFIQKIQKQRNLLLQRQMQSRQAQQGPHIAVIRSPGKPGQPGGLQWIQQPRPQMMGPQIAQPPGQKPVHPGVQPPALTPINSSNQVIVQSGQNVQAAPPSQTGQAFQQNQTLTPQQIAQLHMQKQQQMARLQQLQHLQQQQQQQQQQQQQQQQQQQQQQQGAQQEPPLTPLSNNTPIPPDQQLVNAKTKTALANMLTNRLQGGAAEGSAAGQLRLMTAQHRPPPPPSQDPQLLAAYQRRTLGNITNGAPTGAPMKMQYAPVMQQPKAQFYGHNPNLKLPPDLFLLGCIFVIVEYDVQRPNEVSVWKQVIERHGGEVEPQYCTRATHVLAITQKHPTVVQALREGKRCVSAHWLSDVVNKQQVLPPWHALHFPTPFSLTELPCAKQIVSLSGFEGEERAKVKYMLEALGAKFTSYFSRHNTLLVCRRPDGQKYKKAREWQTAVVNAQWLTDLLCGQTSALHQLDSPKYQQFSLSNPFRLDYSLVPHLMAAWKMPINITQESYDKVKQVGQGPNSIRKSKKPRLDVPQLNKDPHLLGLDEPIVVSNPDPPPPDKQPRILFSGINPRKHAKRIRELGGALAAGWQDATHLVMSAPIRTVKLLCCLSRCKFIVTLQWLLDCSAKNTFLDESGYLLGDAEFEKNFNCNIEKALASPNRGTVLKGKIFYVTPSVIPSPSAIAEIIESAGGIMEKTRRPLTQIQEMNSTKLNYIIVTHENDLHLLSDVLHANISVFSAEIVLGAVARQYFQVDTNQA
- the LOC124430993 gene encoding PAX-interacting protein 1-like isoform X3, whose amino-acid sequence is MRHHIQIVTPDWVTECCKKVALVSEIEYHPRLLIYPSPNSSTAMITGFMDEDTENSAAQEEQDRTKAVLEQLKQRMPWNQPSPPVSSNTLQVHNNANHTATTATYPNNGQNAVSLQQQQQHLPRSVASTSLSNAPPNVPSMSDQNIINQTNWMPQASQTNNITQMKGISSQIQQDIPPQQQQQINMQHQMIQQQQQQQLTQQQQHLAQQQQQQLTQHQQQMQTYTQQTLLNQTQAPQLPPQQQQIVNQQQQQQLSQQTLIQQQQQQINSQLSQHQLTPQQQLLTPQQKQMNQHQLLSQQQMNQQQLSSQQAQQQQHLPQQPQQIPVQQQSQQVQLTQQQQIVLQQLPSQQQLGAQHQLNQQQPGPPQQLTTEQRQQLILLQQQQQQQKIHQISQQLQQSAPQSSQQFVIRDGQLQQQPQNQQLIGPNQQGFIVQRDAQWQQQQYHLQLQRQQQQQQIGPQRPGGQWTQQPPQPPRQLIQLDAQTHQQLQQMDPQQRAQFIQKIQKQRNLLLQRQMQSRQAQQGPHIAVIRSPGKPGQPGGLQWIQQPRPQMMGPQIAQPPGQKPVHPGVQPPALTPINSSNQVIVQSGQNVQAAPPSQTGQAFQQNQTLTPQQIAQLHMQKQQQMARLQQLQHLQQQQQQQQQQQQQQQQQQQQQQQGAQQEPPLTPLSNNTPIPPDQQLVNAKTKTALANMLTNRLQGGAAEGSAAGQLRLMTAQHRPPPPPSQDPQLLAAYQRRTLGNITNGAPTGAPMKMQYAPVMQQPKAQFYGHNPNLKLPPDLFLLGCIFVIVEYDVQRPNEVSVWKQVIERHGGEVEPQYCTRATHVLAITQKHPTVVQALREGKRCVSAHWLSDVVNKQQVLPPWHALHFPTPFSLTELPCAKQIVSLSGFEGEERAKVKYMLEALGAKFTSYFSRHNTLLVCRRPDGQKYKKAREWQTAVVNAQWLTDLLCGQTSALHQLDSPKYQQFSLSNPFRLDYSLVPHLMAAWKMPINITQESYDKVKQVGQGPNSIRKSKKPRLDVPQLNKDPHLLGLDEPIVVSNPDPPPPDKQPRILFSGINPRKHAKRIRELGGALAAGWQDATHLVMSAPIRTVKLLCCLSRCKFIVTLQWLLDCSAKNTFLDESGYLLGDAEFEKNFNCNIEKALASPNRGTVLKGKIFYVTPSVIPSPSAIAEIIESAGGIMEKTRRPLTQIQEMNSTKLNYIIVTHENDLHLLSDVLHANISVFSAEIVLGAVARQYFQVDTNQA